GGCGACCGTCACCCCGGTCGAGGAACTGCCGGCCGACGCCGTCTCGGTGGGCGTCGACGAGGATCGGCTGGTCGCCGTCGATCCGGCCACCGGCGACCTCGCCAGCGTGGCATTGCCGATCATGCAGGCGAGTGTGCTTGGCGTGGCGCCGGAGGTGGGGGAGAGGTGGATCTTCGGATACACCGGTTCCGAGCCGACGTCCCGGCCCGACAAGCCGAAGTGGATCGGCAAGTCGCTGGCCGTCAGCCGGGACGGCGGGCGCACCTGGAGTGTCCGCAAGCTGCCGAAGGACGCCGTCTTCCGCAGTGTCGCGGTCGCCGACGGGAAGCGGGCCTACGCGCTCTACAGCGGCAGGGCGGCCGACGACCTGCGCCTCTACCGCAGCGATGACGGCGGAATGACCTGGAACGGCGGCCACGACATCACGTTCAACTTCCTGGATTTCCCGGACGAGGGCATCTTCGGCCTGGCCGACGGCAGCGCGTTCATCTCGATGAACAACGGGCTGACCCGGACCACCGACGGTCGCCGGACGACCGCGAGCTGGGCGGGCGTGGGGCCGCGCGCGCACGTACTTGCCGTTCCTGGCGGCTACGTGGCCACCAGCCTCAATCCGGAGGTGGGCCTCTGGGTCTCCACCGACGACGGCAAGACGTGGAACAAGCTCCCACTGGCCTCGGTGGGGTGAGCCCGCGGTGGCCTACGGGGT
This genomic interval from Asanoa ferruginea contains the following:
- a CDS encoding WD40/YVTN/BNR-like repeat-containing protein, which translates into the protein MREPDFAGLAEAAGQAFRPDWADVVAKAARRRRFLRAFGAAAVVAVVAAGGGIATGGGFAGDGGPGPTPAPAPSGSAYVLRHAAENPKPGGSPIPAVSVTSYAVAGDLDHLYLPIRDCRSACVDKVAASADRGATWTTSEMPGGGINSARFLTAAAGETVVTTVSRPATATGYFTSTDAGRTWRAATVTPVEELPADAVSVGVDEDRLVAVDPATGDLASVALPIMQASVLGVAPEVGERWIFGYTGSEPTSRPDKPKWIGKSLAVSRDGGRTWSVRKLPKDAVFRSVAVADGKRAYALYSGRAADDLRLYRSDDGGMTWNGGHDITFNFLDFPDEGIFGLADGSAFISMNNGLTRTTDGRRTTASWAGVGPRAHVLAVPGGYVATSLNPEVGLWVSTDDGKTWNKLPLASVG